Proteins from one Sabethes cyaneus chromosome 2, idSabCyanKW18_F2, whole genome shotgun sequence genomic window:
- the LOC128737117 gene encoding mediator of RNA polymerase II transcription subunit 9 — translation MEPMHMDQAEVKPQKLPIHISNISVGTGLFDNEKLVPAEVEILPLIYEIIRSIEKDPVDNTAKQKESQDCSQKVLELQKRLETARRVIRQLPGIEYSKEEQLRRLESLRKQLSLKQQLIKKYKNVQF, via the exons ATGGAACCAATGCATATGGATCAAGCTGAAGTTAAACCGCAGAAACTGCCTATTCATATTTCCAATATATCTGTTGGCACTGGGTTGTTTGATAACGAAAAACTCGTACCAGCCGAAGTTGAAATACTGCCTCTTATTTACGAAATAATTCGGAG CATCGAGAAGGATCCTGTTGATAATACAGCTAAACAAAAGGAGAGTCAAGATTGCAGTCAAAAg GTTCTGGAGTTGCAAAAGAGGCTGGAAACAGCCCGACGAGTCATTCGACAATTACCTGGGATCGAATATAGCAAGGAGGAACAGTTACGTCGATTGGAAAGTTTACGAAAGCAACTATCATTAAAACAGCAGCTTATCAAAAAGTATAAAAACGTACAATTCTAA